A single region of the Ziziphus jujuba cultivar Dongzao chromosome 10, ASM3175591v1 genome encodes:
- the LOC107410352 gene encoding uncharacterized protein LOC107410352, giving the protein MMVKIISAAHLVGVLVVLFCCRSGLAAAEYMAYKDPSQPWEVRIKDLMGRMTLAEKIGQMTQLERANTSFEIQRDFSIGSVLSGGGSVPKPQATPEDWIEMVDNFQNGSLSSRLGIPMIYGIDAVHGHGNVYKATIFPHNIALGCTRDRELIRKIGEATALEVRATGIPYIFGPCIAVCRDPRWGRCYESFSEDHNIVQEMTDIILGLQGESPKKGVPFVGGKKKVAACAKHFVGDGGTTRGIDENNTVIDMHGLLSIHMPGYYDSIIKGVSTVMISYSSWNGVKMHANRNLITGFLKNKLKFGGFVISDMEGIDKITTPPGANYTYSVLEGINAGIDMVMVPFNHTLFIDTLTTLVNNKFVSMDRINDAVRRILRVKFTMGLFEAPWADKSLIDELGSQAHRDLAREAVRKSLVLLKNGANADPPVLPLPKKATKILVAGTHADNLGNQCGGWTITWQGLTGNNLTTGTTILEGITAAVDPSTEIVYKEYPDPDWVESNNFSYAIVAVGELPYAEMFGDSLNLTIDAGGQYVITNVCGKVKCVVILVTGRPVVIEPQLTNIDALIAAFLPGTEGGGIADVLFGDYGFTGKLSRTWFKTVDQLPMNVGDAHYDPLFPFGFGLTTDPVVAN; this is encoded by the exons ATGATGGTGAAGATTATTTCAGCAGCCCACCTAGTGGGAGTCCTAGTGGTGTTGTTCTGCTGCAGGTCAGGCTTGGCAGCAGCAGAATACATGGCATACAAGGACCCGTCACAGCCTTGGGAGGTAAGAATCAAAGATCTGATGGGCAGAATGACTCTAGCTGAAAAGATTGGTCAGATGACTCAATTGGAGCGCGCAAATACATCGTTCGAGATCCAAAGGGATTTCTCAATCGGCAGTGTACTGAGTGGTGGAGGAAGTGTTCCTAAACCACAGGCCACTCCAGAGGACTGGATTGAAATGGTTGACAATTTCCAAAatggttcactttctagcaggCTTGGCATCCCTATGATTTATGGCATTGATGCTGTTCATGGTCATGGCAATGTGTACAAGGCTACCATTTTCCCACATAACATTGCACTTGGATGCACCAG GGATAGAGAGCTTATAAGGAAAATTGGTGAAGCAACTGCCCTTGAAGTTCGAGCTACTGGTATTCCTTATATATTTGGCCCATGTATCGCG GTCTGTCGGGACCCGAGATGGGGTAGGTGTTATGAGAGCTTTAGTGAGGATCACAACATTGTCCAAGAAATGACTGATATCATATTAGGATTGCAAGGCGAGAGTCCAAAGAAGGGTGTTCCATTTGTTGGTGGaaa AAAAAAAGTAGCAGCATGTGCAAAACACTTTGTGGGTGATGGAGGTACCACCAGGGGCATAGATGAGAACAACACAGTGATTGATATGCATGGATTGTTGAGCATTCATATGCCTGGCTACTATGACTCGATAATCAAGGGTGTGTCTACTGTCATGATTTCCTATTCCAGTTGGAATGGAGTGAAGATGCACGCTAATCGCAACCTAATCACCGGTTTTCTAAAGAACAAACTCAAATTCGGG GGTTTTGTTATCTCTGATATGGAAGGTATTGACAAGATTACCACCCCACCAGGTGCAAATTACACTTACTCGGTTCTTGAGGGTATTAATGCTGGCATTGACATG GTCATGGTTCCATTCAACCATACCTTGTTCATTGATACTCTAACAACTCTTGTCAACAACAAGTTTGTCTCCATGGATCGTATAAATGATGCAGTTAGGAGAATTCTGAGAGTCAAGTTCACAATGGGTCTATTCGAGGCTCCTTGGGCCGATAAGAGCTTAATTGACGAGCTAGGTTCTCAG GCACACAGAGATTTGGCAAGGGAAGCTGTGAGGAAATCACTTGTTCTGTTGAAAAACGGAGCAAATGCAGATCCTCCTGTGCTACCACTACCcaaaaaagcaacaaaaattCTGGTTGCTGGAACCCATGCTGACAATTTAGGCAACCAATGTGGTGGTTGGACAATTACTTGGCAGGGACTTACTGGCAATAACCTAACTACTG GAACAACCATCCTCGAAGGCATTACAGCTGCAGTAGATCCAAGCACAGAGATTGTGTACAAAGAATATCCTGATCCAGATTGGGTAGAATCAAACAATTTCTCATATGCCATTGTTGCTGTTGGTGAGCTTCCATATGCAGAGATGTTTGGGGATAGTCTAAACTTGACAATTGATGCTGGAGGTCAATATGTGATCACCAATGTATGTGGAAAAGTTAAGTGTGTGGTGATACTTGTAACGGGTCGTCCTGTGGTGATCGAGCCCCAACTTACCAACATTGATGCTCTAATTGCTGCATTTCTTCCTGGTACAGAAGGAGGAGGAATTGCTGATGTTTTGTTTGGTGATTATGGTTTCACTGGAAAGCTTT